TGCTGTAGTAAAGATCATCAGGAAATTAATCTGGTTTGCCGCCCGGAGATGCCCATAAgtgatattttacaaaatcatgttTTCAGTGGAAGTGATGTACTGTCCTtgccaaaattacaaataatccAGGTATCTAACATTTCTAACATATATTGATACCACGATAATACATTGATAAGTCTGCCTTGTTAAATATACCTTATTGTCAAAAAATACAGCAATAGTTATGTCGTCAACGGCCAAAGAAAAAATCGTGATGATCAAGCATGGAATTCCGGAAATTGACCGtctccaaaaatattaaattctaaaattgagtTATCGTCCTTTTCGCGCCAGAAGACTATTGAAAAGGCTACTGAGTAATgttaaattgtgattttttttagccTTCCTCAAGTAAGATTTTATGGGACTATTTTCTCTGTATATTTGGgttataatgctaaagattaaaactttaaaatcttctgtTAAGGGTTtaagggtcaaatttatgctagattgactggactaacAGCTATATTCTGATCCACTGTAGGACATGACATTTCACCtggtattttaatttaattcttatcATATATTCTTAACAATATGTGACTATTTGCTGTtacagttatacatgtatacctttAGGTGTTCTGTTTTGGCATATGCCAAGCAACCAAGCATCAAGGAAGCTGGGAAAGGCCATGGCTGACTAGAATGGTAATCAACACGTCCAACTTCTATTCCTGACTCTTCATGAACCTCACGTCTACAAGTGTCTTCTATTGTTTCTcctaataaaatacaaaaatagataTGTATGAGGCATAGAAGTTTTTACTCAACCTCATGTCTACAAGTATCTTCTATTGTTTCTcctaataaacatgttaaaacacaaaaatagatATGTATGAGGCATAGAAGTTTTTACTCCACCTCATGTCTACAAGTATCTTCTATTGTTTCTcctaataaacatgttaaaacacaaaaatagatATGTATGAGGAATAGaagtttttactgttgaaaaagATCCCAGTGGTTGAATTAGTGTGGGTCCAATGTCTGGGACCTGTCTTTTCTAGGAGAGGACTTTTTGTTTCTAACTTGCTAAAGTCAAGGACCTATTATTCTATACACTAATGTTTGATAAAtcacaattgatttttattgacCATAAATTTcacttaaaattgaaaatggtcCTGGACTTTTCATTATTTGAACCCCTGAGTCCATAGTGAGATAGGAATATGTATTAAACTATTATACTGTCAAggatttttaaaacattcaaaatacaTGGCTCATTGTACATGTAAGTTTTCTGTACAAGGTTTATCACATTGGAATATTCTTATACAGTACATATTCTTCTAAAAAAACTAAAGGATAAGTACATTTCTTTCTCATGTTTCTATTGAATTGAATTCTAAAAAAgacaggatttaaaaaaaaaaaaaatgaacaataatctatttaaatcaactcaaatatgttttttaattaaaataaaaaaaacaaaatgtctgtACATATTGATTTATTGAGTTAGTGGTCACAAGAATAATACTGTTACTAATACAATAATTCTAAGTTGTAGAGATATATCAAATTCTCAATCATACTAGCATATTTTAACTTACCAGGTTCCATGAATCCTGCTAAACATGAGTACATCTTTGGGGGGAAACGTTTACCCCTTCCAAGAAGACATTTCTTTccatcaagggagataactaacATTATCACTGAGGGATCAGTTCTTGGATAACAGGTGTTGTGTATTCCTTAATAAAATAGAAAGGGTGtgttattaatttcaaaaataagtttgatgtatcatttatatataaatggatGTGGGagtttctcactacattgaagacgcCTTGGTGGCCTTCTGCTCTACAGTtgggttgttgttgctttgacacattccccattttcattctcaattttatttgtattattaagAGGGAACTTACATACACTATCAGAAAAATCTGAAAGGAAATTTGCTAGTGCTTTCTTTATAAAACTATCAtgtaaataatcataaatagccATTTCTCACCATAATTTCTAATTCAAGTTGCAATGTAACACTGTACAGTGTCCATAGAGCAGCATACATGTAGTCCATTGATCCATATACACAGAACAATTAAACTcaggtaaatttataaaatgcaaataaGCTGTTATGAAACaggtatatgtacatgtagtgcAGAGGAGAGATTGGATGAGAACAAAATCATTATCTTTgctttatcgctattttgtgcatttttcatttgatctttttttgtgataattttcatattatgcttctcgcttgagatggaaaaattatctctagaaactaaggaggtcacatggcgttgctaacgaaattgacattgaaattgacattgaaattgacaacgtcttcataggtaaaatagcaataaacagattatcattggtcatctcaactcgattgcttttctcacttccgctgtaccagctcaagcgagaaattAATCTCTTTGAGTTAatcaatgataatctataattatatattaaaattgtcAAGAGTATACTGCATGTTccaattttaaattagaaaaaaataaaattaactgcCCTTTACATTATTATACAATGTACATCTATGATTAATTCATTCCTAGACTGTTAAACATGGAATGGATGACAGTATGTACagcttttatttaaatacaggtGAGATTTAGGGATATTGATGATCATGAGTGTATCTACATGTACTTCTGTGACTGACCATGGGTTCCAGAGTTCTCAAAAAGTGGTGGTCCAAATGTTTTGACCaccaaattttcaaagaactgaCACAAAATTGGTgttttgcaataaaaataatagtgaGAACCAGCAagcgaaaaaaatgtcaagaaaTTTGGGGtttataaaactagaggctctaaagagcctgtgtcactcaccttggtctatgtgaatattaaacaaagaaagcagatggattcatgacaaaattgtgttttggtgatggtgatgtgtttgtacatcttactttacttaaCAGACTTGCTGcatacaattatctctatctataatgaacttggcccagtagtttcagtggaatatgttaataaaaatttacaaattttatgaaaattgttaaaaattgactataaaggacaataactccttagggggtcaattgaccatttcggtcatgttgacttatttgtaaatcttactttgctgaacattattgctgtttacagtttatctctatctataataatattcaattaaccaaaaacagcaaaatttccttaaaattaccaattcaggggcagcaacccaacaacaggttgttagattttgtctgaaaattacaaggcagatagatcttgatctgataaacaattttacccccatgtcagatttgctctaaatgctttggtttttgagttataagccaaaaactgcatttacccctatgttccatttttagccatggcggccatcttggttggttgactgggtcacgccacacattttttaaactagaaaccccaaagatgattgttgccaagtttagattaatttggccaagtagtttcagaggagaagatttttgtaaaagataactaagatttacaaaaaataattaaaaattgactataaagggcaataactcctgaaggaggcaactgaccatttcagtcatgtcgaattattgtaaatcttactttgctgaacattattgctgtttacagtttatctctatctataataatattcaagataataaccaaaaacatcaaaatttctttaaaattacaaattcaggggcagcaacccaacaacgggttgttcgatttgtctgaaaatttcaggacagatagatcttcaccttatgaaaaatgtgacacattgtcagatttgctctaaatgctttggtttttgagttataagccaaaaactgcattttacccctatgttctatttttaacggtggcggccatcttggttggttgaccgggtcatgccacacatattttgaactagataccccaatgatgattgtggccaagtttggtttaatttggcccagtagtttcagagaagaagatttttgtaaaagataactaagatttacgaaaaatagataaaaattgactataaagggcaataactcctgaaggggtcaactgaccattttggacatgttgacttatttgtaaatcttactttgctgaactatattgctgtttacagtttatctctatctataataattttcaagataacaaccaaaaacatcaaaatttccttaaaattacaaattcaggggcagcaacccaacaacgggatgttcgattcgtctgaaaatttgagggcagatagatcttcaccttatcaacaattttacccccatgtcagatttgctctaaatggaTGGTTTTTGAGtgataagccaaaaactgcattttacccctatgttctatttttagccatggcggccatcttggttggttgaccgggtcatgccacacattttttaaactaaataccccaaagatgattgtggccaagttaggtttaatttggcccagtagtttcagaggagaagatttttctaaaagctaacgatgccggacgacgacgccggacaccaagtgatgagaaaagctcacttggccctttgggccaggtgagctaaaaagtaatGCTTctaattaaataatgtttttgttttaccaaGTATACATCTATAACTATAAGACTGTAATGCAACAGTAAAACCAGATCACATTTTTGAACAATATACCTTTATTTGTCTTGCATTCTTTATTATCACACACCCTTTTATGACCACCTTCCGTAACACTTGTAGAACTACCACAAGTTGCACAAAATTTGTATCGGTCCAACCAGTCCAACATTGTACGAGCCTCTGCTAAAATGCCTGCCTCAGATGGTTCTAGCATCATTGAACCTGGAAAAGGTTGTAATAAAGTACCATCTGGATTTATTGTCTTTAGCTTCTTTTCATCGGATATATCTATAGCAAATACTGCTTGTTCCTCAGTTTTATCACCATTATTATTAATtccaagaaaaacaaccaaattcTTGTCATTTATACATGATTGAATATCACTGTAACAGAATCTAATAATTTGGTATTTCCATTTGTTATCAGGAAGAGACAAAACATAAGGTTGAAGTTCAcaaaaagctatatattttgtAGAATCTTCcctcattttattttctaaccaGTTTGTGTCTTTCCTCTTTTCAGCACATCTCAGTAATGGGTTATAGGAAAAGAAATTCCGTAATTGTTTATCTGGGTTGTCATGCTTCACATAGTCCATGATTAAAGAAGTTGCTTCTGATTGGTCCCAGAATTGAGCTATATCTAATGCAGTTTGTCCTGTTTTATTCACAAGATTCACATCACAgctgaaaaaaatcaagttcTTATTAGAGCAGCTTTCAAAGGTTTGAGTTTTGGCTTAATATCAATTCCAAAGCACTATAAAAGCTGTACAAACAATTTCATTAAAGTGTAATGACTTAttctaatgaaataaatatcattgaattatctcccttgtcacaATATCATGCCATGCTCCTTTTAAGTCCATAAAAATGTTCAAGGATTATGAAGAAGAAATTTCATGCTTTTATCTGACAACACCAACTTGTAAAAGTTTAACTGATGAAATGAATTATATAGGACCTTATTAATTCATTatctatttgtttatttggAAGCTGCTTCAACAATATTTTAAGTTATCTATTAAGGTTTAGAAATAAGCAAAACCTTCcccatttttgtcttttgttgatgtaTACAATTTAATGTTTAATAAGAAATAGGTTAATTCAGTTCACATTAAAACAAGAATTAtgattttcataataattttttggAAAAGCCATGTACAGGTTTATGTGTAAAAAGTGGATATAACgcagaaatacaaattttcataaaacaatgtaaaatcaTCTGCCTGTTTCTGATGTTTAAGTGAAAACaatcatatttcaaaaaaagagCTGACAAGAAAATAGATTTAATTGAACCcagtttttcaacatttttgtgtctttttagATAGTCtcacataaaattgagaatggaaatggggaatgtgtcaaagagacaacaacccgaccaaataaaaaaacaacagcagaaggtcaccaacaggtcttcaatggagcgagaaattcccgcaccctgaggcgtccttcagctggcccctcaataaatatatactactattagttcagtaataatgaacgccatacttatttccaaattgtacacaagaaactaaaattaaaataatacaagactaacaaaggccagaggctcaaatatatacatgttttacacATTGAATAAATCTTCAAAGATGTAAACATATCAATATGCAATTATGTACTATTTTGTATTTCCAACTATGTCAAGTTAAATCTTAATCAAAGTCATCTGAATTTGGCGGTTTCACTTGATAAAAAGCCATTGCTGTGTCAACCTTGTTTATTCAACATTGATTTTGgtgtaaaatttactttttgttaacTGATTATTCTACTATgaagaaaaatgtatcaaaccctttttccaaaaatattttgatggcACTGGCATGACCATATCTTGAAGCTAGCATTAATCCAGTCCACCCATTATCATTTCGTTCATCAACTATTACTGTAGCTGCaattgaattaataaaaaatctatGTAACAATTTTGCATTTACAATTTGCATGGTTTAATGTGGTAGTTACTTTTTCTGGCGTTTcccatattcatgatattggcCATTGTATAACATACAGAGTGACAGAACATCAGTAAGCTGGTTTGATAAGTTTGTTGAATTCGTGCCATATcacgatgaaaaaaaaaaggtttgtagcacaagaaaaacaaatctatgttatatactatataaatatacaagGGAATAATTTATCTGCTTTTAAATGTATTGGTATGTactctaaaattgagaatggaaatggggaagaAATGTATACTGAATGCATTTCTCcaattaaattaaactttaatcatttaaaaacatttccaCGCCATCTTTTCTACCTgactattttgtcatttgattgatGAAAATTACTTGTTACCTTTCAGTAGATGTGTAAGTTCTTCAATATTTCCATTAGCTGCAGAGTCAAAGAATCTATCAACAAATGGTTTCTTGGCGTCGTCAGGTCCAGTTCTAGATTCAGAGCTCATCACTGACAACGGtctgaaaataacaaataaaattcaaatagatcggaaaaaaacaacattaaaaaaagcaaCATTTTGCATATAGTTatgaaaggtaccaggcttacaATTTGATATGCCAGACGGGTGTTTCGTCAAAACAagtgaagttgaagagcattgaggacctaaaattccaaaaaaaagttgtgccaaatacagcttaaaggtaaaacattgaaaattcaATTTCTCTGACACCCCAGTAGCCTTTGTTTGATGAAGCACATTATATCTGTCACATCtacattgttgtttgtttttaaaaatatcaatttattgaTTGTTGGATGCTTAAGGTTTATCATAACCTTTTGCAAATATGGCTGTATTTAAACTTCAAATTTCACTCTGAATACAGACAAACCTGTGCATCTTGAAAAGTTTTAGAGTATGGCTGGAACTagagaaataaaatttaaatgcatttaaagtttcagaatattaaaaacttttctagattttaatattaattttttgttgttccTGCACGACCTGCAGAAGTTGCCAAAATAAAATTAGCTGGGAAAGATGTTTGAGAAGCTCCCCTTATATGATACATGTTGTTAGTAGAATTGATTTAAATGAACAATAAATGGACAATAGCCATCTACCAAAAACAGATGATATAACTTTACTATTAAACCCCggtttggttttataaaacaaagacTAATTGACCAGGGTTTTCAGGGACAACATgcaaaaaattaacatttttccAGAGTCTTTAAAAAATGAGTGAATGGGCAGGTTatgttgatgttttaaaaaaatagatcagATCGATCATCATTGCGTAAAGTAAGAGTTAGTGCTCATAACCTTGCCATTGAAAGAGGAAGATATTTAAAAGTGCCCAGAGATCAAAGAATTTGTGAAATCTGTAAAAGTGGCGAAATTGAAAAGGAACAGCACATGCTACTACAATTCAGGGGTAGCTCCAGTATAAGAGAGActaattttgtattaaaatgttcaaaattacaGGAAAAAATATAACCTACATTGTGcgataaaaataaagtaaatcctatacttatatataatacatcttATACAGCACTAAAATTATCTTCCTCTTTCGtaacaaattgtttaaatgcAAGAAGTAATCTATTGcaattatagatttttatcatacctttaatcatgttaatcttTTATTCgcacatatatataattgtttgtattttactaccatacccgtagccagggggggttcggggggttcggacgaacccccccttgaaaacaaataagcactgttaaagtcgatgttctgttcgaattgtgactgttaaagtcgagtttgtgagtcaaacgaacccccctttagaaattcctggctacgggcctgtaCTACCATGTATTACAAATTATCTATCCATTCGGTCATTACCATTTATTGTAAATGCatttgtgccaataaaatattgtctatagTAAACTTTGTAACTGAGTTGACTGAATGAAACTGaatgactgtaaaaaaaacaacacataaaaatCAAGGTGagttttcaattttctgaaacatagaCTTCACTGTTGAATATCTAGatcctgccatgccttaaaatGTTCCTAGATGCATCAATTTGTCTGTTCTCATAGTAGATTTTGTGGTGAAAAGAGTAATTTtgtaagataaataaaaatacatgtacaaaaatgtatacaagcAAGAATAGAGTCActgacagaaaaataaaataaaacaaagtaataaaaaaggggggttcctaaTCCCATTTGCTTTTTGTTCATCTGGCCTGAACCAATCTGGCTTCCAAGGCGCCTGGTCTTACCAGGAAAATAATCCCTGACAGCACAGCTCCAGTCCATCATTTGACTTACTTTGCAAATGAACCTTATTATTATAACCCCTCCCCCCTTAAATATAGCCAACCCTAAAAACTTTAAAAGGCCAGGGACCCCAAAGGAATATCAAAAGTTGTCAGCAGTCATACAATTacctatacaaatattttacatgtttcaaATGTCTATACTGAGACAACAGTGTCAGCATTTGTCAAAATGATGTCCTATTTCCTGACCTGTACAAAGTTCACAACAGCTGACAGGTTATTTCTCAAAAACTCTCATTTTCTGGTTTATCTCTTTCGGTAAATACATTGAgacattatcaaaataataaattggtTTTAAAAATGAAGGGTTATATAAGTTTaggtatttatatttaaaattatgatcATCAGTGACCCTTAGGAGCCTCTATATTCGTCTATCGTCAAGCTCTTTCATGGTGGAGGAAATTTTAACGTCTAGTCTCTGTTGCGTTTGATGATCCAATTTATGATCAAGTCAAAGGCAAGATCCTAGTTGACATTGAgtaaatcaaaacaataatcTTGGAATGAAAATGACAACATGAAAGATAGATGGCATAGATGACCTTTTAATCTGTGCATCTTTTTTACTTAACATTAAAATGGACAACTTAGAAGAGCTAGCAAAAACAAGGAACTTGTTAGAACAATTAAACATAGGCGTCATAAGAAATCTAGGTAAACATGTGTAGCGAGGGTATCGGGATCGTTCGCCCTGATAACATGTTCGCCCTAGGTTCGTTTGCACTGAGTTTGTTCACCCTGATAGTCCGTTTGCCCTGAGTTCGTTCGCCCTATATTCATTTAATATGAGGCAGAcataacctgtgaatggggacgaagtctgtatgtattatttatttaaatttcatcatgttgataaaagaaaccGAAATACCGTTAGTTAACGTTAttgatttt
Above is a window of Mytilus trossulus isolate FHL-02 chromosome 4, PNRI_Mtr1.1.1.hap1, whole genome shotgun sequence DNA encoding:
- the LOC134715560 gene encoding NAD-capped RNA hydrolase NUDT12-like isoform X1, with protein sequence MLTLLSQYRHLKHVKYLYRPLSVMSSESRTGPDDAKKPFVDRFFDSAANGNIEELTHLLKATVIVDERNDNGWTGLMLASRYGHASAIKIFLEKGCDVNLVNKTGQTALDIAQFWDQSEATSLIMDYVKHDNPDKQLRNFFSYNPLLRCAEKRKDTNWLENKMREDSTKYIAFCELQPYVLSLPDNKWKYQIIRFCYSDIQSCINDKNLVVFLGINNNGDKTEEQAVFAIDISDEKKLKTINPDGTLLQPFPGSMMLEPSEAGILAEARTMLDWLDRYKFCATCGSSTSVTEGGHKRVCDNKECKTNKGIHNTCYPRTDPSVIMLVISLDGKKCLLGRGKRFPPKMYSCLAGFMEPGETIEDTCRREVHEESGIEVGRVDYHSSQPWPFPASLMLGCLAYAKTEHLKVDEDELEDARWFRRPELVQMLTRQHPEGLFVPPEQAIAHQIIKSWVRKTTNSNL
- the LOC134715560 gene encoding NAD-capped RNA hydrolase NUDT12-like isoform X2, which encodes MLTLLSQYRHLKHVKYLYRPLSVMSSESRTGPDDAKKPFVDRFFDSAANGNIEELTHLLKATVIVDERNDNGWTGLMLASRYGHASAIKIFLEKGCDVNLVNKTGQTALDIAQFWDQSEATSLIMDYVKHDNPDKQLRNFFSYNPLLRCAEKRKDTNWLENKMREDSTKYIAFCELQPYVLSLPDNKWKYQIIRFCYSDIQSCINDKNLVVFLGINNNGDKTEEQAVFAIDISDEKKLKTINPDGTLLQPFPGSMMLEPSEAGILAEARTMLDWLDRYKFCATCGSSTSVTEGGHKRVCDNKECKTNKGIHNTCYPRTDPSVIMLVISLDGKKCLLGRGKRFPPKMYSCLAGFMEPGETIEDTCRHEVE